In Mauremys reevesii isolate NIE-2019 linkage group 9, ASM1616193v1, whole genome shotgun sequence, the genomic stretch gagctcccaaaatcctaataaccggttccctaccaggtgctcggcagcactttggcagtggcgggggggtcTTCACTCGCTCAGGgttttcggtggcattttggtggcgagTGAAGACCCCTCTCCCGCCACCGAAGATCTGGTAGGGAACCGCGCAGATTACAAGCCCTCACCATCCAACCCCAACCCacatcctgcccccctcagaacctgcaaCCGATCAACCCCCCCCGctctttgtcccctgaccaccccctcccgggaccccccaccctaactgccccccaggaccccactccctacccaactcgccctgctccctgcccctgactgccccaaccccatccaccaccaccccgaaagacccccagaactcccacgcCTACCAACCACGcccccgttccccatcccctgtccgcccccccccccgaacctcccccacctccaaccgctccctgccccttatccaacccctcctcccagccctggcccggtccccttaccatgctgctcaaagcagcaggaactgcagagctgcccagagcactggcagcacactggggctctgtgtgtgtgtgtggggggggagtgggagaggtGCCGGGGGagtctccccagctgggagctcagacGGGCCGGACAGGATGGTCCTGCGGACTGGATTTTGCCTGCGGACTTGAGTTTGCCCACCTGCCGGCCCCTTCTGGTTCTAcactggcttctaaatttaacaaccggttcttgagcaccggctccagctcaccactaattacatccacagtttggatgggtcattcagtccattgttcagagcttcagtttgtagcaaagttcctccagaggtaagaagcaggattgaagacaaaatggagaaaatgCAGCTGCCTGTTGTAGTCCTTTGCTATGTggcttgtgcttcctttgtttcaaacaaaaagctgcccagcacatggcttggaGGCCTTACAGTTCAGTCTATaggcatgccttgctgagtcataaggtgtatctgccttctctcaatgggtcaattgtatagctgatgatccttaatgggccatcaagcaggctcaTGCAAAACTGTCTGGGGGTGCACAAGTTTTATAATACAGACATACATAAATATAACCaaaaatacaaaggtgatacaaacacatAAAGGAGATGATCATAtctggcaaattataacatttttgcagatatcttacatggcatatctggcataactcattgcaattttacaatattagtattcataatatcctaaagtgtcccccagattccatacagcatcacacaCAGCACTCACTGGACTCCCTGCATGGGGAGAAGTGACATGTTTAAAGTCACCAACCCTGCTTCTCTGTATCTAGGAGAGCTGCAGAGGAACGAGGGCTGCTTTCAGCAGTATGGCATCCCTCTAGTTACATCGCGTATGTTGTCATTACAGGGTGGCCAGAGGCGAACagtcaaaaatcacaagtcaggctTCCAAAGTCATGAGGtagtcttaaaaatcatgaggggttgtggcagggctggggtaaaACCCCTTGAATGCCCTGCCAACCAAAAGGCTGGCCAAGCCCTGCTTTCTGGTAGGGAAGCCAGGTGCAGGGGCTTGGACAGCCAGCAGAGAGACCAGCTGCAGGCCTTAATGAGGGCCAGCTCGCAGCAATGACTTCAGCTAAGTAGAGACAGTTGGGCTGAGGAAGGGGGAGGTCTATAAAAGCCCTGGAGAAAGCTCCATGAGGAGGCTAGCCTCGGAGCGGACAGGATACATTTTGGTCTTCTCACCAAAGGCAAGGCACCTCACAGGCTAGGAGTCCCTGGGAAGGGTCTGACTGGGGATAGCTGTTGTGGGAATAAGGGGGAAACTATACTgttgcactgtaaataaagacatAAGGCTGAAGCACTGAAGAAGGTGTGGGGACTCTTTATTGAGCCAGCCAATGCAGGGCACAGGCTTGGGAGGGTGGAGACCTGTGAAGACCCTGTGACActgggggcttgtctgggatcCTTCTACCATTGTTACTGGGGGCTGCCAAGATGGAGGAGACCCTAAAGTGGCTGGTGACCACGGTGCAAGAAATGCAACAGTCCCAATGGACAGAACAACAGACCCTGATGACCTGGCAGGCAGACCAACAGATGGCACTCCAGGAGTTTATCAAGGAACAATCGGCGACCCAACAACAGCTCCTCCAAGAAAAGGTGAGTCTGGCAGTGGGGGATGGAACCAGGATGCCAGGGTGGGGGCTTTGCAAGATGAACCCTGCAGATGACCCTGATGCATTTCTGGGGAC encodes the following:
- the LOC120371300 gene encoding uncharacterized protein LOC120371300 isoform X2, whose protein sequence is MEETLKWLVTTVQEMQQSQWTEQQTLMTWQADQQMALQEFIKEQSATQQQLLQEKVDKKEQIHMVPAGGALRTQKRESLSSQFLYPVSQRPGSLKEKL